One window of Desulfobacterales bacterium genomic DNA carries:
- a CDS encoding DUF370 domain-containing protein has translation MEQTLLSIGFGSTVVAERVVAIVSPNSAPMKRLKDEAKDEKRLVDATHGRRTRSIIIMDSNHIVLSAIQSDTISQRYASLKEPL, from the coding sequence ATGGAGCAGACTCTTCTAAGCATTGGTTTCGGCAGCACGGTGGTTGCCGAACGGGTTGTGGCCATTGTTTCACCGAATTCAGCCCCGATGAAGCGGCTCAAAGATGAAGCCAAAGATGAAAAGCGCCTTGTGGACGCAACCCATGGGCGCCGGACCCGATCCATCATCATCATGGACAGCAATCACATCGTTCTCTCAGCGATCCAGTCCGATACCATATCCCAGCGCTATGCATCGCTGAAGGAACCGCTTTAA
- a CDS encoding YicC family protein: MLKSMTAYASSEKTSVDLTVNTEIRSYNSRHLDIVLRIPNNYQSLEEQIKGLIAAQITRGRVEATVQIRASIDNACAFEVDEAKAKAYHMALMQLRDLLQLKSEIPLDLITGSGIIRPKEIDIDLDAGWNVVRESLAAAISDHDAMRSREGAALFKDFEERLFFIETCMNEIEAASSGLIAHYKERLQERISVLTNGLIEIDPGRIAQEAAFLADRCDISEEIVRARSHIQQFRTIMAAQDPAGRKLNFLLQEFNREFNTMGSKTGNQKVSHIIVDVKSEIEKIREQVQNVE, translated from the coding sequence ATGTTAAAAAGTATGACGGCATATGCCAGTTCCGAGAAGACATCCGTAGACCTGACGGTGAATACTGAAATCCGTTCTTACAACAGTCGTCATCTGGACATAGTCCTGCGAATCCCCAACAACTACCAATCTCTGGAAGAGCAGATTAAGGGACTGATCGCCGCTCAAATTACAAGGGGGCGGGTCGAGGCAACGGTGCAGATCCGGGCGAGTATTGATAATGCCTGCGCATTTGAGGTCGATGAAGCCAAAGCAAAAGCCTATCATATGGCCCTGATGCAACTGCGTGACCTGCTGCAGCTGAAATCCGAAATACCGCTGGACCTCATAACCGGCAGCGGCATCATCAGACCAAAGGAGATCGATATCGACCTGGATGCCGGCTGGAATGTCGTCCGTGAATCTCTGGCTGCGGCCATTTCCGATCATGATGCCATGCGCAGCCGGGAAGGGGCCGCCCTATTCAAGGATTTTGAAGAACGGCTTTTCTTTATCGAAACGTGTATGAATGAAATCGAAGCGGCCTCATCCGGTCTGATCGCCCATTACAAAGAACGTCTACAGGAACGCATAAGCGTTTTAACCAACGGGCTGATTGAGATAGATCCCGGCCGCATCGCACAAGAAGCGGCGTTTCTGGCTGACCGCTGCGATATCTCCGAGGAGATTGTCAGGGCCCGCAGCCATATCCAGCAGTTTCGCACCATCATGGCGGCCCAGGACCCGGCCGGCCGCAAGCTCAACTTTCTGCTGCAGGAGTTCAACCGGGAGTTCAATACCATGGGGTCCAAGACGGGCAACCAAAAGGTATCTCATATCATTGTCGATGTGAAATCAGAAATTGAAAAAATTAGGGAGCAGGTTCAGAATGTTGAGTAG
- a CDS encoding DUF4416 family protein: MSNPQTPKPAKLVVGLFMNDKRLLEPAACDLGNSFGPIDLAGPWFNFDFTDYYSSEMGGPLFRRVLAFKNHIQQHDLADIKLITNDFEQKYLKNDRRRINIDPGYLVHERFVLATAKNFTHRISIGKGIYADLTLIYTRGGFRTLPWTYPDYAAKNMLDFLERVRSKYLKDIT, from the coding sequence ATGAGCAACCCACAGACCCCGAAGCCGGCAAAACTGGTTGTCGGTCTTTTCATGAACGACAAGCGCCTGTTGGAACCGGCGGCCTGCGATCTCGGCAACTCTTTCGGACCCATCGATCTGGCTGGTCCGTGGTTTAACTTTGATTTTACGGACTATTACAGTTCTGAAATGGGCGGGCCGCTTTTTCGGCGGGTTCTGGCCTTTAAAAATCATATTCAGCAACATGATTTAGCAGATATTAAACTCATTACCAATGATTTTGAGCAGAAATATTTAAAAAACGACCGTCGCCGGATCAATATCGATCCGGGTTATCTGGTGCATGAACGCTTTGTCCTGGCCACCGCCAAAAACTTTACGCATCGGATCAGTATCGGCAAGGGTATCTATGCGGACTTGACCCTGATTTACACCCGGGGGGGATTCCGGACGCTGCCTTGGACGTATCCGGATTATGCCGCAAAAAACATGCTGGATTTTCTGGAGCGGGTCCGCAGCAAGTACCTGAAAGATATCACCTGA
- a CDS encoding Trm112 family protein yields the protein MPISKELLDILACPKCKGDIHLNDTQDGLICEKCKLLYEIRDDIPIMLIDEAKPLDA from the coding sequence ATGCCAATCAGCAAAGAACTTCTGGATATTCTGGCCTGCCCCAAGTGTAAAGGCGACATCCATCTGAATGATACCCAGGATGGACTTATTTGTGAAAAATGTAAACTTCTGTATGAGATAAGGGATGACATTCCCATTATGCTCATCGATGAGGCCAAACCGTTAGACGCGTGA